A section of the Cydia splendana chromosome 1, ilCydSple1.2, whole genome shotgun sequence genome encodes:
- the LOC134791703 gene encoding spondin-1-like isoform X1 gives MSQTRLARFLLLLILVLKPTTSFRCDRRPYGSTSLASPSDGRFQLNIIGTDNTYLPEEVYTIQITRTDDESEFTAFMLSAEGDLKQDPRNPRRMLAQNPGELRPQSQASGKYSDRCLYSVEQASYNTKSSVEVYWEAPPAGSGCVTIRAMVAESQEVWFEDGAPLTRKLCEDMRQPDDVSPNLNYECNICDEAKYQVTFTGIWSRNIHPRLYPESDWLPRYSDLIGASHATDFVLWAPGELASDGLRQLAEHANSSKLEAEIREKIGDGVRTIIKAKGHGYKKMDNPSHAFFRADKVNHLITTAVAMYPSPDWFLGVTRFELCQEDNTWLQEKELNLYPWDAGTDSGVSYESPNIETYPQDAIGRVQMSSYDKNSPFYGIDMKDVHPFGRIRIQLIRTYQRECEESTEETEEEEKPKEPESGEEKNDSESQEPDEPSRYQNPDIASDEHGRSSEIPLDQDPESTEECPMTQWLEWSPCEGLCEDGTLTGYKWRERYHLVDGLPIEMYDPNEKHPSKKEVPTYCKTHFEDFERMECEEPCTEEGERTEVTAERRRNMVIPGHPWGSRKRELFNNKNIRSLL, from the exons ATGTCACAAACGAGACTTGCACGTTTTCTGCTCTTGCTAATACTGGTTTTGAAGCCCACTACAAGTTTTCGTTGTGATCGTCGACCTTACGGTTCTACGTCTTTGGCGTCTCCCTCGGATGGCCGATTTCAGTTAAATATTATAGGCACTGACAATACGTACTTACCGGAAGAAGTGTATACTATTCAAATTACAAGAACAGACGATGAATCTGAATTTACGGCGTTCATGCTGTCAGCTGAAGGCGATTTAAAGCAGGACCCGAGGAATCCAAGGAGGATGTTGGCTCAAAATCCAGGTGAACTGAGACCCCAAAGCCAAGCATCAGGAAAATATAGTGATCGCTGTTTGTATTCTGTGGAGCAAGCCAGCTATAATACGAAATCTTCTGtagaa GTGTATTGGGAAGCTCCTCCTGCAGGCAGCGGATGCGTGACCATCCGAGCTATGGTGGCAGAAAGCCAGGAGGTCTGGTTTGAAGACGGGGCTCCGCTGACTCGTAAACTGTGCGAGGACATGCGCCAACCTGACGATGTGTCTCCAAACCTTAACTACGAATGTAACATTTGTGATGAGGCGAAATATCAG GTTACATTTACGGGTATCTGGTCTCGTAATATTCATCCGCGACTATACCCAGAAAGCGACTGGTTGCCGCGCTACAGTGACTTAATTGGGGCGTCTCATGCGACTGATTTCGTGCTTTGGGCGCCTGGGGAGCTGGCTTCCGATGGTCTGAGACAACTGGCCGAGCATGCCAACAGTAGCAAGTTAGAAGCTGAGATACGAGAAAAG ATTGGTGATGGCGTCCGGACAATTATCAAAGCAAAAGGTCACGGTTACAAAAAGATGGACAATCCATCTCACGCATTCTTCCGAGCCGACAAAGTCAACCACTTGATCACCACCGCCGTCGCGATGTACCCGTCTCCCGACTGGTTCCTAGGAGTGACCAGGTTTGAGTTGTGTCAGGAAGACAACACCTGGCTTCAAGAAAAAGAACTAAATTTGTATCCGTGGGATGCTGGGACTGACAGCGGAGTATCTTATGAG TCCCCAAATATAGAGACGTATCCTCAAGACGCCATTGGTAGAGTCCAAATGAGTTCATACGACAAAAACTCACCATTCTATGGAATCGATATGAAGGATGTCCACCCATTTGGAAGGATCCGTATCCAATTAATAAGGACGTACCAACGAGAATGTGAAGAATCCACAG AAGAAacggaagaagaagaaaagccTAAGGAACCTGAAAGTGGGGAAGAGAAAAACGATTCCGAAAGTCAAGAACCCGACGAGCCCTCCAGGTATCAAAATCCTGACATAGCTAGCGACGAACACGGCCG TTCAAGTGAGATACCTCTAGATCAAGATCCTGAATCAACAGAGGAATGTCCTATGACACAATGGCTGGAGTGGAGCCCCTGCGAAGGTCTCTGCGAAGACGGTACGCTCACGGGCTATAAATGGCGGGAACGCTACCATCTGGTGGACGGGTTACCAATCGAGATGTATGATCCTAAT GAAAAACATCCAAGCAAGAAAGAAGTTCCAACATACTGCAAGACCCACTTCGAGGATTTCGAGCGCATGGAATGTGAGGAACCGTGTACTGAAGAAGGGGAAAGGACTGAAGTCACTG CTGAACGTAGACGGAACATGGTCATTCCGGGACACCCGTGGGGCTCAAGAAAACGAGAACTTTTCAACAATAAGAACATCAGATCTTTGTTGTAA
- the LOC134791703 gene encoding spondin-1-like isoform X2, translating to MSQTRLARFLLLLILVLKPTTSFRCDRRPYGSTSLASPSDGRFQLNIIGTDNTYLPEEVYTIQITRTDDESEFTAFMLSAEGDLKQDPRNPRRMLAQNPGELRPQSQASGKYSDRCLYSVEQASYNTKSSVEVYWEAPPAGSGCVTIRAMVAESQEVWFEDGAPLTRKLCEDMRQPDDVSPNLNYECNICDEAKYQVTFTGIWSRNIHPRLYPESDWLPRYSDLIGASHATDFVLWAPGELASDGLRQLAEHANSSKLEAEIREKIGDGVRTIIKAKGHGYKKMDNPSHAFFRADKVNHLITTAVAMYPSPDWFLGVTRFELCQEDNTWLQEKELNLYPWDAGTDSGVSYESPNIETYPQDAIGRVQMSSYDKNSPFYGIDMKDVHPFGRIRIQLIRTYQRECEESTEETEEEEKPKEPESGEEKNDSESQEPDEPSSSSEIPLDQDPESTEECPMTQWLEWSPCEGLCEDGTLTGYKWRERYHLVDGLPIEMYDPNEKHPSKKEVPTYCKTHFEDFERMECEEPCTEEGERTEVTAERRRNMVIPGHPWGSRKRELFNNKNIRSLL from the exons ATGTCACAAACGAGACTTGCACGTTTTCTGCTCTTGCTAATACTGGTTTTGAAGCCCACTACAAGTTTTCGTTGTGATCGTCGACCTTACGGTTCTACGTCTTTGGCGTCTCCCTCGGATGGCCGATTTCAGTTAAATATTATAGGCACTGACAATACGTACTTACCGGAAGAAGTGTATACTATTCAAATTACAAGAACAGACGATGAATCTGAATTTACGGCGTTCATGCTGTCAGCTGAAGGCGATTTAAAGCAGGACCCGAGGAATCCAAGGAGGATGTTGGCTCAAAATCCAGGTGAACTGAGACCCCAAAGCCAAGCATCAGGAAAATATAGTGATCGCTGTTTGTATTCTGTGGAGCAAGCCAGCTATAATACGAAATCTTCTGtagaa GTGTATTGGGAAGCTCCTCCTGCAGGCAGCGGATGCGTGACCATCCGAGCTATGGTGGCAGAAAGCCAGGAGGTCTGGTTTGAAGACGGGGCTCCGCTGACTCGTAAACTGTGCGAGGACATGCGCCAACCTGACGATGTGTCTCCAAACCTTAACTACGAATGTAACATTTGTGATGAGGCGAAATATCAG GTTACATTTACGGGTATCTGGTCTCGTAATATTCATCCGCGACTATACCCAGAAAGCGACTGGTTGCCGCGCTACAGTGACTTAATTGGGGCGTCTCATGCGACTGATTTCGTGCTTTGGGCGCCTGGGGAGCTGGCTTCCGATGGTCTGAGACAACTGGCCGAGCATGCCAACAGTAGCAAGTTAGAAGCTGAGATACGAGAAAAG ATTGGTGATGGCGTCCGGACAATTATCAAAGCAAAAGGTCACGGTTACAAAAAGATGGACAATCCATCTCACGCATTCTTCCGAGCCGACAAAGTCAACCACTTGATCACCACCGCCGTCGCGATGTACCCGTCTCCCGACTGGTTCCTAGGAGTGACCAGGTTTGAGTTGTGTCAGGAAGACAACACCTGGCTTCAAGAAAAAGAACTAAATTTGTATCCGTGGGATGCTGGGACTGACAGCGGAGTATCTTATGAG TCCCCAAATATAGAGACGTATCCTCAAGACGCCATTGGTAGAGTCCAAATGAGTTCATACGACAAAAACTCACCATTCTATGGAATCGATATGAAGGATGTCCACCCATTTGGAAGGATCCGTATCCAATTAATAAGGACGTACCAACGAGAATGTGAAGAATCCACAG AAGAAacggaagaagaagaaaagccTAAGGAACCTGAAAGTGGGGAAGAGAAAAACGATTCCGAAAGTCAAGAACCCGACGAGCCCTCCAG TTCAAGTGAGATACCTCTAGATCAAGATCCTGAATCAACAGAGGAATGTCCTATGACACAATGGCTGGAGTGGAGCCCCTGCGAAGGTCTCTGCGAAGACGGTACGCTCACGGGCTATAAATGGCGGGAACGCTACCATCTGGTGGACGGGTTACCAATCGAGATGTATGATCCTAAT GAAAAACATCCAAGCAAGAAAGAAGTTCCAACATACTGCAAGACCCACTTCGAGGATTTCGAGCGCATGGAATGTGAGGAACCGTGTACTGAAGAAGGGGAAAGGACTGAAGTCACTG CTGAACGTAGACGGAACATGGTCATTCCGGGACACCCGTGGGGCTCAAGAAAACGAGAACTTTTCAACAATAAGAACATCAGATCTTTGTTGTAA
- the LOC134806764 gene encoding sodium/potassium/calcium exchanger 1-like: MVAITNILYTTHKSKVSVTTGEVEEVGEVEKVEEVRVGEVEVEEVEKVGVVEGGEVEGGEVEGGEVEGGEVEEGGEGGEVEEGGEGGEVEEVEVEEVEEVGVEVEEVEKVGEVEVDEVGVVEKVEEVGVVEVEELKRLEKLKK; the protein is encoded by the exons ATGGTTGCAATCACGAATATTTTGTACACAACACATAAGAGTAAAGTCAGCGTCACAA ctggagaagttgaagaagttggagaagttgaaaaagttgaagaagttcgagttggagaagttgaagttgaagaagttgaaaaggttggagtagtTGAAGGTGGAGAAGTTGAAGGTGGAGAAGTTGAAGGTGGAGAAGTTGAAggtggagaagttgaagaaggtgGAGAAGgcggagaagttgaagaaggtgGAGAAGgcggagaagttgaagaag ttgaagttgaagaagttgaagaagtaggagttgaagttgaagaagttgaaaaggttggagaagttgaagttgatgAAGTAGGAgtagttgaaaaggttgaagaagtaggagtagttgaagttgaagaattgaaaaggttggagaagttgaagaagtag